In Agrobacterium tumefaciens, a single genomic region encodes these proteins:
- a CDS encoding cysteine desulfurase produces MPESERAAMAAPYDVEAVRKDFPILSREVYGKPLVYLDNGASAQKPQVMIDAVSHAYANEYANVHRGLHFLSNAATDAYEAAREKVRRFLNAGSVDEIVFTKSSTEAINTVAYGYGMPKIGEGDEIVISIMEHHSNIVPWHFIRERQGAKLVWVPVDDDGAFHIETFEKSLTERTKLVAITHMSNALGTIVPVKEICRIAHERGIPVLVDGSQGAVHMPVDVRDIDCDWYVMTGHKLYGPSGIGVLYGKADRLREMRPFQGGGEMILDVSEDNVTYNEPPHRFEAGTPPIVQAIGLGYALDYMDNLGRAAIAAHEADLAAYAAERLREVNSLRIIGNAPDKGGIFSFELEGIHAHDVSMVIDRRGVAVRAGTHCAMPLLKRFGVTSTCRASFGLYNTRTEVDSLVEALEYARKFFA; encoded by the coding sequence ATGCCTGAGAGCGAACGCGCCGCAATGGCGGCCCCTTATGACGTCGAAGCCGTGCGCAAGGATTTTCCGATCCTGTCGCGTGAGGTCTATGGCAAGCCGCTGGTCTATCTCGACAACGGCGCGTCCGCTCAAAAGCCGCAGGTGATGATCGACGCCGTTTCGCATGCTTATGCAAATGAATATGCCAACGTGCATCGCGGCCTGCATTTCCTCTCCAATGCCGCAACAGACGCCTATGAGGCGGCGCGCGAAAAGGTGCGCCGTTTCCTGAACGCCGGTTCGGTGGATGAGATCGTCTTCACCAAATCCTCCACCGAAGCGATCAATACGGTCGCTTACGGTTACGGCATGCCCAAGATCGGCGAGGGCGACGAGATCGTCATCTCGATCATGGAGCACCACTCCAACATCGTGCCGTGGCATTTCATCCGTGAGCGGCAGGGCGCCAAGCTCGTTTGGGTGCCTGTTGATGATGACGGCGCGTTCCATATCGAGACTTTCGAAAAAAGCCTGACGGAGCGCACCAAGCTCGTCGCCATTACCCATATGTCGAATGCGCTCGGCACCATCGTGCCGGTCAAGGAAATCTGCCGCATCGCCCATGAGCGCGGCATTCCGGTGCTGGTCGATGGTTCGCAGGGCGCGGTTCACATGCCGGTCGATGTGCGAGATATCGATTGCGACTGGTACGTGATGACCGGCCACAAGCTTTATGGTCCCTCGGGCATTGGCGTGCTCTATGGCAAGGCGGATCGCTTGCGCGAGATGCGGCCGTTCCAGGGCGGTGGGGAGATGATCCTCGACGTTTCCGAAGACAACGTGACCTATAACGAACCGCCGCATCGTTTCGAAGCCGGCACACCGCCCATCGTGCAGGCGATCGGGCTTGGTTACGCGCTTGATTATATGGACAATCTCGGCCGTGCCGCTATTGCCGCGCATGAGGCCGATCTTGCCGCTTACGCTGCCGAGCGACTGCGCGAGGTTAACTCACTGCGCATCATCGGCAATGCACCGGACAAAGGCGGCATCTTCTCCTTCGAACTCGAGGGTATCCATGCCCATGACGTCTCGATGGTGATCGACCGGCGCGGCGTTGCCGTGCGTGCCGGCACCCATTGTGCGATGCCGCTCTTGAAACGGTTCGGCGTCACCTCCACATGCCGGGCATCGTTCGGCCTTTACAATACCCGCACTGAGGTAGACTCTCTTGTCGAGGCGCTGGAATATGCGCGCAAATTTTTCGCCTGA
- the sufD gene encoding Fe-S cluster assembly protein SufD yields the protein MNIQATNRLTPAETALVDAYTAKFSELPGDGAVVAARDVLFDDLKTGGLPTRRIEAWHYTDLKSLLRTVPEDRPAPVIEKAVSVIAGSPVAYVLHGTANIGKIEDISVSSFATSLLDGSAAAGLAEASKDDAIGRINGSFVRDGLVLNIPADADIEKPIELQAVHGAGQVHSRFPVRFGKGSKATVIERHLSVTSDAALVSSVTDIVVEDGAEVTWIILQQQGAADIHLAQLRMKIGADAKIRLFIVNAGGKLVRQELLIDVEGEGTDLIVRGVNLLGGETHTDVTMVLGHNVPNTTSTEVFRNVVFDRAKGIFQGMIRVAPDAQKTDAKMACNTLLMSDDGEFSAKPELEIFADDVQCGHGATVADISDNHLYYLMARGVPRAKARAMLVNAFVAEIVEELEEENLVEALETIISGWLEHHA from the coding sequence ATGAACATTCAAGCTACCAACCGGCTGACACCCGCGGAAACCGCACTGGTTGACGCCTATACCGCCAAGTTCAGCGAGCTGCCCGGCGACGGTGCCGTGGTTGCCGCGCGCGACGTGCTGTTCGATGATCTCAAGACCGGCGGTCTTCCGACCCGCCGCATCGAGGCCTGGCATTATACCGATCTGAAAAGCCTGCTGCGGACCGTTCCGGAAGACCGGCCCGCGCCGGTCATCGAAAAGGCTGTGTCCGTCATCGCCGGTTCGCCGGTTGCCTACGTGCTGCACGGCACGGCCAATATCGGCAAGATCGAGGACATCAGCGTTTCGAGCTTTGCGACAAGCCTGCTCGATGGCTCCGCTGCCGCAGGTCTCGCGGAAGCCAGCAAGGATGATGCGATTGGTCGTATCAACGGCAGCTTCGTGCGCGATGGTCTGGTGCTCAATATCCCCGCCGATGCCGATATCGAAAAGCCGATCGAATTGCAGGCCGTCCATGGCGCAGGCCAGGTTCACAGCCGTTTCCCGGTGCGTTTCGGCAAGGGTTCCAAGGCGACCGTCATCGAGCGTCACCTTTCGGTGACTTCGGATGCGGCCCTGGTTTCCTCCGTTACCGACATCGTCGTTGAAGACGGCGCGGAAGTGACCTGGATCATCCTGCAGCAGCAGGGTGCAGCCGATATCCATCTTGCCCAGCTGCGCATGAAAATCGGCGCGGATGCCAAAATCCGCCTGTTCATTGTCAATGCCGGCGGCAAGCTGGTGCGGCAGGAACTGCTCATCGACGTGGAAGGCGAGGGCACTGATCTCATCGTTCGCGGTGTCAACCTTTTGGGTGGTGAAACCCATACCGACGTGACGATGGTTCTTGGCCACAACGTGCCGAACACGACCTCGACGGAAGTGTTCCGCAACGTGGTGTTTGACCGTGCCAAGGGCATTTTCCAGGGCATGATCCGGGTGGCGCCCGATGCCCAGAAGACCGACGCGAAGATGGCCTGCAATACGCTGCTGATGTCTGACGATGGTGAGTTCTCGGCCAAGCCGGAACTGGAAATCTTCGCCGATGACGTTCAGTGCGGCCATGGTGCGACGGTTGCCGATATCAGCGACAACCATCTCTATTACCTGATGGCGCGCGGCGTGCCGCGGGCAAAGGCGCGGGCGATGCTCGTTAACGCCTTCGTCGCTGAAATCGTCGAGGAACTGGAAGAAGAAAATCTGGTAGAGGCGCTGGAGACGATCATCTCCGGCTGGCTGGAACATCATGCCTGA
- the sufC gene encoding Fe-S cluster assembly ATPase SufC, producing the protein MLEIIDLHAKIADTETEIIKGLNLKVAAGEVAAIMGPNGSGKSTLSYILSGREDYEVTSGDILYNGESILELDAAERAAKGIFLAFQYPVEIPGVATMQFLKVAMNEQRKARGEAELTTPDFIRRVKEAAGDLKIDMDMLKRPLNVGFSGGEKKRAEILQMALLEPKLCVLDETDSGLDIDALKIVADGVNALKSPDRATVVITHYQRLLDYIVPDSVHVLYKGKIIRSGDKALALELENNGYADIIGEAA; encoded by the coding sequence ATGCTTGAAATCATCGACCTGCACGCAAAGATCGCCGATACCGAAACCGAGATCATCAAGGGCCTCAACCTGAAGGTTGCCGCCGGTGAGGTTGCCGCCATCATGGGCCCGAACGGTTCTGGCAAGTCGACGCTGTCCTACATCCTGTCGGGCCGTGAAGACTATGAAGTCACCTCCGGTGACATTCTCTACAACGGCGAGAGCATTCTGGAACTGGACGCCGCTGAGCGCGCTGCCAAGGGCATTTTTCTTGCCTTCCAGTATCCGGTCGAAATTCCCGGCGTCGCCACCATGCAGTTCCTGAAGGTTGCGATGAACGAGCAGCGCAAGGCGCGTGGCGAAGCAGAGCTGACGACGCCGGACTTCATCCGCCGCGTCAAGGAAGCTGCCGGCGACCTTAAGATCGACATGGATATGCTGAAGCGTCCGCTGAATGTCGGTTTCTCCGGCGGTGAGAAGAAGCGCGCCGAAATCCTGCAGATGGCGCTTTTGGAGCCGAAGCTCTGCGTTCTCGACGAAACCGATAGCGGCCTCGACATCGACGCGCTGAAGATCGTGGCTGATGGCGTCAACGCCCTGAAGTCGCCGGATCGCGCCACCGTTGTCATCACCCACTATCAGCGCCTGCTCGATTACATCGTGCCTGACAGCGTCCATGTTCTCTACAAGGGCAAGATCATCCGCTCGGGTGACAAGGCGCTGGCGCTGGAGCTGGAAAACAACGGTTATGCCGACATCATCGGTGAAGCGGCCTAA
- the sufB gene encoding Fe-S cluster assembly protein SufB: protein MAAVQETIDQVRQIDVDQYKYGFETNIEVDKAPKGLSEEVIRFISAKKQEPEWMLEWRLEAYKRWLTMDEPTWARVSYPKIDFNDLYYYAAPKSTPGPKSLDEVDPELLKVYEKLGIPLKEQEILAGVEKRQVAVDAVFDSVSVVTTFKAELAKAGVIFMSISEAVREHPELVKKYLGSVVPTTDNFYATLNSAVFTDGSFVFVPKGVRCPMELSTYFRINEKNTGQFERTLIIAEEGAYVSYLEGCTAPQRDENQLHAAVVELVALDDAEIKYSTVQNWYPGDKNGKGGIYNFVTKRGDCRGDRSKISWTQVETGSAITWKYPSCILRGDDSRGEFYSIAVSNGHQQIDSGTKMIHLGKNTSSRIIAKGIAAGFSENVYRGQVSAHRKATNTRNFTQCDSLLIGDKCGAHTVPYIEAKNSSAHFEHEATTSKISEDQLFYCLQRGIPEEAAIALIVNGFVKEVIQELPMEFAVEAQKLIGISLEGSVG, encoded by the coding sequence ATGGCAGCGGTTCAGGAAACGATCGATCAGGTCCGCCAGATCGATGTGGACCAGTACAAATACGGCTTCGAAACCAATATCGAAGTCGACAAGGCCCCGAAGGGCCTTTCGGAAGAGGTGATCCGTTTCATCTCGGCCAAGAAGCAGGAGCCCGAATGGATGCTGGAATGGCGTCTTGAGGCTTACAAGCGCTGGCTGACGATGGACGAGCCAACATGGGCGCGCGTCAGTTATCCCAAGATCGACTTCAACGATCTCTATTATTATGCCGCACCGAAAAGCACCCCCGGCCCGAAGTCTCTCGATGAAGTCGATCCGGAGCTTTTGAAGGTCTATGAAAAGCTCGGCATTCCGCTGAAGGAACAGGAAATCCTCGCCGGCGTCGAAAAGCGCCAGGTCGCGGTGGACGCCGTGTTCGACAGCGTCTCTGTCGTCACCACCTTCAAGGCGGAGCTGGCGAAGGCCGGCGTGATCTTCATGTCGATTTCCGAAGCCGTGCGCGAGCATCCGGAACTGGTGAAGAAATATCTCGGCTCGGTCGTTCCGACGACGGACAATTTCTACGCGACGCTGAACTCGGCCGTCTTTACCGATGGTTCCTTCGTGTTCGTGCCGAAGGGCGTGCGCTGCCCGATGGAGCTTTCCACCTATTTCCGCATCAACGAAAAGAACACCGGCCAGTTCGAGCGTACGCTGATCATCGCTGAAGAAGGCGCCTACGTCTCCTATCTGGAAGGCTGTACGGCACCGCAACGCGACGAGAACCAGCTTCACGCCGCCGTGGTTGAACTTGTGGCGCTTGATGATGCCGAAATCAAATATTCCACCGTTCAGAACTGGTATCCGGGCGACAAGAACGGGAAGGGCGGCATCTACAACTTCGTGACCAAGCGTGGCGATTGCCGTGGCGACCGTTCGAAGATTTCGTGGACGCAGGTGGAAACCGGTTCGGCCATTACCTGGAAATACCCGTCCTGCATTCTGCGCGGTGATGACAGCCGTGGCGAATTCTATTCGATCGCTGTCTCCAACGGCCACCAGCAGATCGATAGCGGCACCAAGATGATCCATCTCGGCAAGAACACGTCGAGCCGCATCATCGCCAAGGGCATCGCCGCCGGCTTTTCGGAAAACGTCTATCGCGGCCAGGTCTCGGCCCACCGCAAGGCGACGAACACCCGCAACTTCACGCAGTGCGATAGTCTGCTGATCGGCGACAAGTGCGGCGCGCATACCGTGCCTTACATCGAGGCGAAGAATTCCTCCGCGCATTTCGAGCACGAGGCGACGACGTCGAAGATTTCCGAAGACCAGCTGTTCTATTGTCTGCAGCGCGGCATTCCGGAAGAAGCGGCCATCGCGCTGATCGTCAACGGCTTCGTCAAGGAAGTCATTCAGGAACTGCCGATGGAATTTGCGGTTGAGGCGCAGAAACTGATCGGCATTTCGCTGGAAGGGTCCGTTGGGTGA
- a CDS encoding cysteine desulfurase family protein gives MTGLTRTYMDWNATAPLLPVVRDILVSALDLAGNPSSVHREGRAARAAVEAARRDVAALAGAQASHVTFTSGATEAANLVLTPDFRMGRAPVRYGRLYASAIEHPAFREGGRFGKSDVTEVPVTLAGVIDLAALEALLSSHDRSTGLPMVACMLVNNETGILQPVAEAARLVHAAGGLMVVDAVQAAGRIPLDINDLDADFLVLSSHKLGGPKGAGALISRGEVMMPKPLIHGGGQEKGHRSGTENTLSVIGFGAAAAVAAEKLADEAARLGALRAKLEDGMRVNAPDVIIYGADVARVGNTTFFTLPGLKAETGQIAFDIEGIALSAGSACSSGKVGESHVLTAMGHDPKLGALRISLGHATGEADIDRTLVAFTKIAGRRKLAGQAA, from the coding sequence ATGACGGGTTTAACGCGCACATATATGGATTGGAACGCCACGGCGCCGCTTCTGCCGGTCGTGCGGGACATCCTTGTGTCCGCGCTTGATCTTGCCGGCAATCCGTCTTCCGTCCATCGGGAAGGGCGCGCTGCCCGCGCCGCCGTGGAGGCTGCCCGTCGCGATGTTGCGGCACTTGCCGGCGCGCAGGCATCCCATGTCACCTTCACCAGCGGTGCGACCGAAGCCGCCAATCTGGTGCTGACGCCGGATTTCAGGATGGGACGCGCGCCTGTGCGTTATGGCCGCCTGTATGCCTCCGCCATCGAGCATCCCGCTTTCCGGGAAGGCGGCCGGTTCGGTAAGTCTGACGTTACGGAGGTTCCCGTTACGTTAGCTGGTGTAATCGATCTCGCCGCGCTTGAGGCGCTGCTGTCGTCGCACGACAGGTCCACCGGTCTGCCGATGGTCGCCTGCATGCTGGTCAATAATGAGACCGGTATTCTCCAGCCGGTGGCGGAAGCCGCGCGGCTTGTGCACGCGGCCGGCGGATTGATGGTGGTCGATGCGGTGCAGGCGGCGGGCCGCATTCCGCTCGATATCAATGATCTCGATGCGGATTTTCTTGTTCTCTCGTCCCACAAGCTCGGCGGCCCCAAGGGTGCCGGCGCTCTCATTTCGCGCGGCGAGGTGATGATGCCGAAGCCGCTGATCCATGGCGGCGGGCAGGAAAAGGGACATCGGTCCGGCACGGAAAATACCCTGTCGGTCATCGGTTTTGGTGCCGCCGCTGCCGTGGCGGCCGAGAAATTGGCGGACGAAGCGGCGCGTCTTGGCGCGCTGCGGGCGAAGCTGGAGGACGGCATGCGGGTGAATGCCCCTGATGTCATCATCTATGGTGCGGATGTTGCCCGCGTGGGTAATACGACCTTCTTCACCCTGCCGGGCCTGAAAGCGGAAACGGGACAGATCGCCTTCGACATAGAGGGCATTGCGCTCTCTGCCGGTTCGGCCTGCTCCTCCGGCAAGGTGGGCGAAAGCCATGTGCTGACGGCAATGGGGCACGATCCCAAGCTCGGCGCGCTCAGGATTTCCCTCGGCCATGCGACTGGCGAGGCCGATATAGACAGGACGCTTGTGGCGTTCACGAAAATTGCCGGGCGGCGCAAACTGGCCGGTCAGGCCGCGTAA
- a CDS encoding alpha/beta hydrolase, which translates to MPEVIFNGPAGRLEGRYQPSKEKSAPIAIILHPHPQFGGTMNNQIVYQLFYLFQKRGFTTLRFNFRSIGRSQGEFDHGAGELSDAASALDWVQSLHPDSKSCWVAGYSFGAWIGMQLLMRRPEIEGFMSIAPQPNTYDFSFLAPCPSSGLIINGDSDKVAPEKDVNGLVEKLKTQKGILITHRTLPGANHFFNGKVDELMGECEDYLDRRLNGELVPEPAAKRIR; encoded by the coding sequence ATGCCCGAAGTCATCTTTAACGGCCCTGCGGGTCGCCTCGAAGGCCGTTATCAACCCTCCAAGGAAAAGAGCGCGCCGATAGCGATCATCCTTCATCCGCACCCGCAGTTTGGCGGCACGATGAACAACCAGATCGTCTACCAGCTCTTCTATCTTTTCCAGAAGCGCGGCTTCACGACGCTCCGGTTCAACTTCCGCTCGATCGGCCGCAGCCAGGGCGAGTTCGACCATGGCGCGGGCGAGCTTTCCGATGCCGCCTCCGCTCTCGACTGGGTGCAGAGCCTGCATCCCGATTCGAAAAGCTGCTGGGTCGCGGGTTATTCCTTCGGCGCCTGGATCGGCATGCAGCTTCTGATGCGTCGCCCGGAAATCGAAGGTTTCATGTCGATTGCGCCGCAGCCCAACACCTACGACTTCTCGTTCCTGGCCCCCTGCCCGTCCTCCGGCCTCATCATCAATGGTGATTCCGACAAGGTCGCGCCTGAGAAGGACGTCAACGGTCTCGTTGAAAAGCTGAAGACCCAGAAGGGCATCCTCATCACCCACCGCACCCTTCCCGGCGCCAACCACTTCTTCAACGGCAAGGTGGATGAGCTGATGGGCGAATGCGAGGACTACCTCGACCGCCGCCTGAACGGTGAGCTTGTGCCGGAACCGGCGGCGAAGCGTATTCGGTGA